In Maylandia zebra isolate NMK-2024a linkage group LG9, Mzebra_GT3a, whole genome shotgun sequence, the genomic stretch TCTGCATCaaatattttttatcataaaCTGGTCTTTACATTTTGATTTCGGCCTACTCTGAATGCCCAATGATCGATTTCATTCTGCAAAAGAGTTTAACTGTGATGCTAAAATAATAAATTGAAGCCCAGCTAGTATAAAATAAGCAGGTTATCTGGTCAGACAGCTTGGGTGTCAAACGGTGAAATGAGAATCACATCGAtgatcagacacacagactTTACTAACATggtttaatttaatcaaacatGTATGTACCATAGATCGATGTCACATTCAATCATAGACAGTATAAAGACAGATGTAGCTTCTGTGTTTGAAGAGTGAATCCAGTTCAGAAATGCCTGTTTTTTTAATGCCCACCAGATGATCATAATTGTGGttacaaaaggaaacaaaacagctcTCTGACTTGACCTCAACAATCACCTACCTGGTAAGTTTATGAGATCAGACACTCATTTTAAGTCACACTAAATAAAATATTGAGTCTATTTTGTAAATCCATTCTCTTTATCTAATTCAGAGTCAGTCTATCCTAGTTGTCACAGGCACAAGTCACCAATCTATCACAGGGCTACTATTTACACTTGCACTCGCACAAGGATAAAGCAACACCTGGATAGTACTTATTGGGATAGTCACCTGAAGGTGCGGCAGACAGGTTATGAGGTCGGCCACTCCTCGGCTGGTGACTGCAGTCCGATCCAAACAGAGCTCCTGCAGCTCCTGCATGCATCGCAGGGAGGGAAGCCCTGCATCTGTCACCTGAGTGTTGCTAAGTGACAGCTTCTTCAATCTAcacaaagtaaacacaaaacTCCTGTCAGCATTTTAATCGCAAGGAAACACCTGATATGATGGTGTCAGTGAGTGTGGAAAGGACCTGGTCAAGGTGGAGAGGTGGCTGACTCCCTGGTCTGTAACCTGTGTGTAGTCTGTCAGGTCCAGCTCTGAGAGCAGAGTCAGTCCGGAGAGGAATGACAGCCCACTGTCTGTCACAGAGTGGCGTCCAGGGAGGGTGATGCGAGTCAACTTCAGACCTAGAAGTAAAGTAGACACCTCACAGATTCACCACAGACTTTCATACTGCAAGCTCACTCCATGCCTACCCTCATTCTTTTAATTCTTTTGCTTTATGCTCTACAAACCTGAGATGATCTGAAGGGCATGACTGCCATCTGCTACAGGGATTCCCACCAAAGTGAGGGAAGTCAGGGCAGGGTGGGTAGCAAGGTGCTCCAGAGATGCCTCAGTCACACCTGTCCCATCCAAGTTGAGCGTCTGCAGGCTGGACATCGCTGCTAGAGCCGTCAAATCCttaacctgaaagaaaaacgcACAGCAAGTCGAGTAAATATCACTGAAGATCAGAGCAGTGTCACCAGCTGAATAGACCTTGCTAACAGAGATAAAGTACTTTAGTCTGTTTGATGCTGAGAAGTCGCAGCTGTGGCACAGAGGTGGGGAGCACAGCTAGTGTGGTTTCAGTCACTGCTGTCTGGTTCAGGCTTAGCTGAGAGAGGCAGGACGGCACTGACTGGAGGTACAGTACCATCCCAGCATCTGTCACTTTGGTCTGGTCCAGGGACAGGAAACACAAGTTCTTCAAACCTTAAAGGCATCAGCAGAAGGGAAATATGTATGTTGAATAAAACTACTTAAATAAGAACAGCTTATTCTGAGATCCAGTTTTGTAAATGTTGTCAACagtgatgtttgtgtgtgtccaaCCTGTGATATGCTGCAGGCAGGAGTCAGTCAGCTTACTACAGGAGGCCAGATTGAGGTACTGGAGTTTGACCAGGGTGGACAAGATACAGAGGCCAGAGTctgggaataaaaataaataaataaatacaaagacagGGACAAACTGAAGAGCAGACTTTGCAGAAATTTGACAACTAAATTGATAAAAAGCCTAAAAACTACCAGATATAAAATGTTTTACCAGTGATGAGAGATGAGTTGACTAAACTCAGGTGCTTCAGGGCAGTGAAGGCCCGCAACTGCCGTAGGAGCTCATTGGTGGAGTACGGGTAGCTGTTTAAGACAAACTTCTGGATCGGGCAGCCGAAGAACAGCTCCAGGGTGCGTGGATGTAGCAGCCTCTCATGAGACATGTGGTTGAGCAGAAGTTCTGCTAGCTCTGGGGTCAGACCTGCTAGACTGCTGCTGTACTGCATGCTGGGAGCTGTGAGACACAGAGTCAAGAGTGAGCAAACAGCAGCGAGCAAACAAAGCTGTGAGGCACAGTTCTGTGAAGTTTTGTGACTCTTACCAGTCATGAGGTGGACCGTTGCGCGGATAGCCAAGGCACATAGTGAGGGCACGCTGGGTGCTCTGAAGGGTCTTTTAGGGGGTGATGGCTGTCCTTGGTTGGCGTGGCGgtcttcttgctgtgcggctcGTTGAAGACGCTCAACAGCAGCCTGACCTGCAGCTGCGGGCGCCAGCGGCCCTCCTGCATTCTCAGGGTCTGCCGCTTCCTCTTCTGGGCCCTCtctgagacacacaaacacaagttgTGTCCACGTGTTGTATTTTAATGTACAGATAAAGCAGATCTCCAGAGCACCCCCTGCTGTATTTCTGTgcaatacaataaacaataaGTGGAAAGGCTCTGATGAGCTGAAATATCCACATTTACTTTTGTATAAGATGCATACAGTCAAATTGATTTAGCTTAacttaaattgtttttaaaaaccaaaactaaTATTTGGATGGTTAGCTTATTACTGACCATTGCTGCACAATGAGACATAAGCATCCATTTTTCTTGCTGATTCTCACATATTATTTTCTGTATCCACTTTTCTCTCTGGCTCTTTTCTTCCTGCTGTGCAGCTCATACAAactttatctttttaaaatgttggtaGAAGCTTTAAAGCATCTTTCCCTATCTCCACAACAGTAAAGAGTTTCTTTCAGACTATACCCAGACACAGATTGAGCTGGAGCTCCAAAATaatattaatctttttttttcttttgttaacaGGGTGTTATTATAAAACGGATCATTCTGGATGCAACAGAAGTTGGAGTGCTGAAATGTGCATGCACTTTCAAACTAATTAAATGCATCTACTTGCAAAACACTTCAGATTGCATGATTAATGTGTGTAATGTGTGTTAGGGCCacattaacaaaaacaatattttgaaACAGTCATTTGAGAATGGAGTGTAAATTTCAAGAGTAAGGTCATCTCACTCTGTCCACCAAGTAATAGTGGGTTTGTAACTGTATTATTCACACTGGATTTTGGGTCCTAAAAGAAAGATAATGTCTTTCTAGCTTAAAAAGATTCTCAACACAGCATTTCTTTCAAaaagcaaaatttaaaaaaaaaaatttttctcTTAATGTGGCCCCTAACACTATTTTGTATTACAAAGCAGTATGATCGTAGTCCTTGGTCCTATAATACCATTCTAGTGCCATTCTTTTTAAACACTTGCCTGAGTCGATTTCCTTGCCCTGGCCAGCGCTGCCAGGGCTCAAATCCTCCTCGCATCCTGTTCTCTGGAAAGAAAGGCAGCCTGGGCATTCCTGTGAAAGTTACACAAACGAAAACTGTAATCCATCCAAAAATACTCTAATGCCACTGAGCTGAAGCTACAGATGCTGAGAAAAAAACTTTATACCACACACCTCTGATTAACATCTCTGATTCTCCTTGAACTAGCTCTTCTCTGTGTCTGGTTCACATTCAGAATACAATACCACAACCACACACTGATTGGCTGACCCCACCTGTAGGTTCTTAGTAAACTCAGCAGTTCTGACTTGTGTGCTGTACGTTTGGCAGAAAGGGGAATTAACCTACATATTTTCTAATACTAATCTCTCTTACAGCGTGACACACATTAGCAGGCCAATCTGTACACTAGGCCACTATATAGtgtaatagtaaaaaaaaatcaagctcaAAGGAAGAGGCCAGggtcagctgtttctgttcacaGCGGATGAATAATGGAAACATATGGAAACAGTAATAGAGGAACAGGGAGAGGAGGGAAGCAAGAAAAATGTAGATCAAAGGAGGGATGAAGTATCCACACTCTGGAGCAGTACCGTTCGGCATGTGAAGCGgttcttcctctccttcttGGTCCATATCAACATCTATGGGAGGATCTTCAGCATCACCAGGAACCAATCTCTGGCCTTGACCTGTCGAACCCCCAGAATGTCATCCAATGACTCCATAGCCATTTAAGTAACATTTAACACATTCAGCTGATCAAATAACTGAGCCCAAACAACCATGAAGAGGTGCGATGTTACAGGTGTAAAGAATCCCATTGGCTGATATACAATGTGTCATCTGATCAGGCCACCCAAGTGTATTAAACGTGACCTATTATACTCTTTTTCATACtccttacttttatttttggacTCTACTTGCACGACGACCTATCCTGGGCCTCGTGCAGCCCCCTCAGTTCACCCACTCTTAAGCAGTTTTAGCTCCTTTAAACCAACTGATTGTCTGCCCCTCCCAGccaacagcaggtgggtgggacTTCCGTGTTCACAGTCAAAGCTGTGCATATGAAGTAATACTAAGTATATGCCCTCTCTCAGACATCATACAGCACAATAGAGGTAGAAAAATCTGTCAAACAGAGTAGTTGTAATACAAGTCAAAGGGAGCAGGTGGATTGGCTTAGAGCACAGATAATGGCCATATAAGGAAATCCCCTCTAGCTGACTCAGACCTGAtccaagaaaataaataaatgaactttTACCTCATACTTGTACATTTACTGActtcattattttaaatgttcaaTATGAGCATGTACCTTCGGAACACTATACATGTGGTGGGAAACGGCTGTCAAAGTATATTTGTCAATTATgtgtaataattaaagctgtccATGGGACAAGATAAATGTATGGTGGACAATCCCCTCGTTCGACCATTTCGACGGTCCCAGCCAGCTGCTTCCACAGATGGACTCCACTGACTAAGAGCAGAACAATTACGTCACTCCTCTCTGAACGTCCACTACAAACTTTAGGGTCGTTCTAACCACACACCGAGGTTGCAGAGGCGAACAAAGACTCCACCGATCGTGTAGCTGGATGAGAGACTCACTGCTCTGTTATTTATCTGACAAACTAACCTTTGAAACATGATTTGCCAAGTAAAGCGTAAATGTTACTGCAAGTAATGATTGTGACTGTAGTCCTGTAGGATTCTAACATCATCATGAAGAGTCCCAACATTTAGTAAACCGTTCAATAAAAAAAGTTTGGAAAAAAGCAAATCTctacttgttttattccatttagtacgtttatttttattgctttttatattaggtttaaataaagtaaatcATACTTACCCCAGTCATGGGATCCACGCCGTAAAGGAGGAACTCCAGGAATCCCTGCATAATTCACTGCCTCTTCCCACAGCTGGTTAGGTAGTGGAGGAGGTATAACAGGGACCTGATCTCCCACCATGTCCTGGCCAGGAGGAGGCTGAGGAGGCGCAACACAAGGAGGCGGCTCAGCACTGTGGCCTGCTGGACTTGTTTCCTGAGGCGTCTCTGGAGGAGTGGTCTGAATACACAGTGCAGCGTTAGGCGTAAGGCCGAGAGAGCGGAGGGAGCAGGCAAGCTCAGCCTCCCCAAAGCGCTTCCGTGGGAAACCCTGAAGGAGAGAAAAGGAGGGTAGGGAGGGGTGACGTCCGGTGATGTGCTCCACAACGCTGCGCAGAGGGGCATCAGCTGGGAAGCGCTCACGCATGGACTCACCAGACGGCAGTCGAATCTGcagcaaaacacaaatataCATGACAAGGTTATTACAGTCAACTTCATTTCTAAAACTAGAAACGATACTGTGTCCTTAAAAACGgaatcaaaatgaaaataaaaattatatatatatatatatatatatatatatatatatatatatatatatatatatatatatatatatatatatatatatatatatatatacacacacacacacacacacacacacacacacacacacacacacacacacacacacacacacacacacacacacatatataaagaggaaatatttttagtttttgccAATATAATGTCACGCTTTCAACACATTAATATATTAGTATTAACTCATACAGCAGGTAAAATAAGTACTGAACACATCACCAGTTTTCTaggtaaatgtatttaaaaaggcACTATTGCCATGAAGTTCTCACCAGATATCGGTTACAACCCATccaatccacacatgcaaagaaattAAACCATAGATGTCCATAAACTAAGTTATGCGTAATAgagaaatgacacagggaaAAAACACATGACGAAAGGGACGTGCAAAAATCATTAAAGTCATGACGCCACCTGAAATCCGTCAGTATTTAGAAAGCAATCCTGACACTCAGTGCAAATTAATATCAGCTGGTTCAGTTCCAACTGATGGCCTAAAAAAGAACATCTCATGATGGGTAAATGAGCTCTCTCAACAACTTAGCAAACCATACTGAAGGCATTAGTTGCAGCAGAATTTCTAAACTACTGAAGGTTCCAGTGAGCACTGTTGGGGCCATAATctggaagtagaatgtacatcATTTCACCATAAACCACCCTTGACCATGTGCTCCATGCAAGATTTCAGACAGACAACTGAAAAGAGTTATCAGAAGTGTCGCGTATGAGCCAAGGACCACTTGTGGTGAGCCACAGAAAGTGGTAGAAGAGACAGGTACAGTTGTTTCGAAGAAAAGTAATGCGCTCAACCACCATGGCCTGTATGCACACTCAACAAGCAAGACTCCATTGCTGAAGAAAAAACATGTTGCTGAACAACATTTAGACAAGCCTATTAAACAGGATGCCCTAGTGCACACTAGgactgctcgattatggcaaaaatgataatcacgattattttcactgaaattgagatcacgattatttgacgatatttatttaaccctttaagacctaccatagaaccaagtccaccagagcttatattatttttttacatgctgtagtgccatttgtgggagcatttcaagttgctatacatcaatacaactgttatagcccatattttaataatatgtatgtattaagtccatagtaattacataaattgcaaaaaagtgcaataaactacaaaaaaaattgaaaatcgcttttgttttgtttacatatatttctacttggagaaatttaagaggtttatccctcaaaactttaaatacaataaagttgcaaaaaaatagtttcccaccacaggaaatttattttgagtgtcttcatagttttattttggagatacaccaatttttatatactgcaggaaaaacaaaaaacaatcctatgatgcaaatttgcaaagaaaacagcaggtgcatcattttactgtgggaagtgttacgaacagctgataggaacggcaaagcgtgtttctggaatattatgtttttgttcctgcaagcgctttttatgcaatttttgcaaagctatatgtggaacgaaaccgtgaccgaggacaagctgatggcatcagatgtaagtacaactcctccggtttcatatgcaaaacaaattattgcgctagcttacacggttcaggttctacagggatttaaaaatagttacgcaaaacggagcgtgctgctctgaccggctttaaagggttaacaatgactttaaaaaaataatataaaatggtgtgcaacaccactgaagttttttttttttttaaactcttttcaaccagcggcagtcactctcctctccaaataacttctgcttagctttccgagcttccctcgggtcctcttaatcagcggtctccacccttttttgcgccacggaccggtttatgcccgacaatattttcacagacgacctttaaggtgtcgcggataaatgagggaggggctaataatcggctcagtcatttttaatgatcgttgaaagcccagatcgtaatcgtgattaaaattcgattaattgagcagccctagtgcACACCATGTTTGGAGGTCAAAGGCACTGCATATCACCACAAAAACACCATACCAACAGTGAAGTTTGGAGGTGGGTTCATCATGGTGTGGGGCTTTTTTTCAGTATATGGTACTGGGGGGGCTTCATATAATTGGAGGACATATGAATGGAAAAATGTACTGAGACATTCTTGATAAAACTCTGCTGCCATCTACGAAAATGAAACGAGAGTGGACAGCAAGTCAAAGATCCTGAACACAGCCAAGGAAACTCTCAGTTGgtttgagagaaagaaaataaagctgcTAGAATGACCCAGCCAatcacctgacctaaatccagttgaaaatatatgaaaagaacttaaggtcagagttcatagAAGAGGCCCACAGAACCTTCAGGATTTGACAACTGTTCATTTGGAAGAACGGGCCAAAATCAAACCTCAGCGATGCATCCAACTAGTTTGTGTCTTGAAGCTGTCATCACCAACAAAGGCCTTTGTGCAAAGAATAACTGTCTTCACAAGTGGTTTGTTTGTATTGTAACACCATCTTTGAACTGACACTGAAACTAATAAGTAGTATACTTcaattaaacattttcaaacaataaaaagtaaaataaaagaatataataCACTCTGCAAAATGACTGAGActaaactgaaaactaaaatTCTGAATCTATCATGATTAAGGTTCTTCACAGGCCCACCATGAGAATGCAGTTGTTGTCCACATTTGTCTGAATCTTTCCTCCAAGCTTCTGCCCTTCACTGCTGGGAGGAGACGCGTCTGCAGCAGCATTGGTCTGTTTCTTATCCTGCAGGCTCCTCCGATCCTCAGCGATCCGCTTCAGCACCAACTCACGCTCCTGCGAATGCAGAAGAACACAAAATGTTCtaagaacaataaaacaggagGTCTATACTCAAATattaattttcaaatgtattattcatgtataaaaaacaacaacaacaaactcagCTTGAGCACGTGACACCTCTTTTACTCCCCACAGTGACCATCATGCTTCAGTTCAACCACACTGTAGTAcacatctgttttttttaaatgtgcaccCAGAGAAAAATGTATGGACGCTCCTATTCTAGCTCATAGAGCAGCATACTTCCCCGTGTAGTGTTCAGCCAGCACCAGCATCACCCAAACAAAGTTTCTGGACCGCATGTAAAGTGAGATGCAATTGGCCTCATTCACTAATATGTGAAAAGCTCCAAAAAAATAAGTGCACTGGCAAATTTACCATTTTGTGAAATGTGCCCACAGGCCAGTTTTGTTCTTACCACCACGTGTAACGTCAGTGAATGAGACTCATTCTTAATCCACAGGCTTGTATTACTATCTGCTTATTCACATACCTCCACACTCCCTTTTGTCTTTATCTGGAAACACATTAACTTCAAGATGTAAAGGAGGAAGTAGTGATCTTCAAAAAACAGAGGCGGCACATCTAAAGCAAAAGCAGGGGAATTTCCAgctgaaaaaactgaaacaacagtGTTTGAGAAAAGCACCTTTCCAAAGTGTTTCCTCAGGAGTGATGGGAAAAAACAGACGTGCTGCAGTAGGTTAGTAAGGTGGCAAATGCAAACAAGAAATATGGCTcaagtaaaaaacagaaaacaacagaaaagaggaaaacagcaggaaaaataTCTAAACGTAGACAAGACGAAAAAAAGGAGGCAGAGGTGGACAATAAAAGGTGCAGATGATCAATTACCGATGTTTGTTTAATCGTACACTCGATGCAAATAAGCATCACATTCTATGTTGGCAGAGCTACAATGTGACAGGTTATACAAATTAAGATATGCACAACTGGCCAAAGCGACACCAGCATGGAGGCACACCCCAGCACATGTGACGTCAAATTTGTCACACGCCGCCATGCGATAGGGTAAGCAGTGAGCATAAAAGTGAAATGAGAGCTACAGGGATTGAGCTAAAGCTTAAGCCATTA encodes the following:
- the si:ch73-173p19.1 gene encoding uncharacterized protein si:ch73-173p19.1, whose product is MSSSNPATIGELFLVLSEMGFTEEQIQAAMQAGHFSVAEAADWLVQGQYLRHTLVPQPSQPAGTAFSAFNPPKEAAHASESRTSPTDSRADPSLVLRSPQSCSQDPPPPVESRIKSDKSDFEEKERQRVAQEVRAERRQKKQERELVLKRIAEDRRSLQDKKQTNAAADASPPSSEGQKLGGKIQTNVDNNCILMIRLPSGESMRERFPADAPLRSVVEHITGRHPSLPSFSLLQGFPRKRFGEAELACSLRSLGLTPNAALCIQTTPPETPQETSPAGHSAEPPPCVAPPQPPPGQDMVGDQVPVIPPPLPNQLWEEAVNYAGIPGVPPLRRGSHDWGQGQRLVPGDAEDPPIDVDMDQEGEEEPLHMPNGMPRLPFFPENRMRGGFEPWQRWPGQGNRLREGPEEEAADPENAGGPLAPAAAGQAAVERLQRAAQQEDRHANQGQPSPPKRPFRAPSVPSLCALAIRATVHLMTAPSMQYSSSLAGLTPELAELLLNHMSHERLLHPRTLELFFGCPIQKFVLNSYPYSTNELLRQLRAFTALKHLSLVNSSLITDSGLCILSTLVKLQYLNLASCSKLTDSCLQHITGLKNLCFLSLDQTKVTDAGMVLYLQSVPSCLSQLSLNQTAVTETTLAVLPTSVPQLRLLSIKQTKVKDLTALAAMSSLQTLNLDGTGVTEASLEHLATHPALTSLTLVGIPVADGSHALQIISGLKLTRITLPGRHSVTDSGLSFLSGLTLLSELDLTDYTQVTDQGVSHLSTLTRLKKLSLSNTQVTDAGLPSLRCMQELQELCLDRTAVTSRGVADLITCLPHLQVLGLASTQVGDNVVRKGLIRCSQLVKLNLSRTRITDHGLKFLKQIHLAQVNLDGTGVSLMGIASLVSCTNINSIRASNTRILSPDDVSDEELEAQ